In one window of Opitutus sp. GAS368 DNA:
- a CDS encoding nucleoside deaminase — protein MSNENFMREAIKLADEGMAAGRGGPFGCVVVRSGQIVGRGNNRVTSTNDPTAHAEVTAIRDACANLKTFQLTDCELYTSCEPCPMCLSAIYWARIPTVYYGNTRADAAAIGFDDDFIYQQVPLAPEKRAIKMQPFLRDAALASFKGWAAKQDKVRY, from the coding sequence ATGAGTAACGAGAATTTCATGCGCGAAGCGATCAAGCTCGCTGACGAGGGCATGGCGGCCGGCCGCGGCGGACCGTTCGGCTGCGTCGTCGTCCGGTCGGGCCAGATCGTCGGCCGCGGCAACAACCGCGTCACCTCCACCAACGACCCGACGGCGCACGCCGAGGTCACGGCCATCCGCGATGCCTGTGCCAATCTCAAGACCTTTCAGCTCACCGACTGCGAACTCTACACCAGCTGCGAGCCTTGCCCGATGTGCCTCTCGGCCATCTACTGGGCGCGCATCCCGACCGTCTATTACGGCAACACGCGGGCGGACGCGGCCGCCATCGGCTTCGACGACGACTTCATCTATCAGCAGGTGCCGCTGGCGCCGGAGAAGCGCGCGATCAAGATGCAGCCCTTCCTGCGGGATGCCGCGCTGGCCAGCTTCAAGGGCTGGGCGGCCAAGCAGGACAAAGTGCGCTACTGA
- a CDS encoding allantoate amidohydrolase has protein sequence MSNAAQLLVSMLDELGHITDEPGRLSRTFLSPAMQRANRLVGDCMRAAGLKVRVDAVGNLIGRLASANPKAKTLLLGSHLDTVRDAGRFDGPPGVLLPIVALAELKRRGVHLPFHVEVLGFSEEEGVRFASAYLGSKGYCGKLTAKDLAMCDADGVSVSEAIQRWNGLTPGHSSKRVGVNALHLKAAHSKSNLLGYIEVHIEQGPVLEAKKLAVGVVSAIAGQSRFKLTWTGKAGHAGTTPMALRRDALAGVAEFISGVEAIARRMPGLVATVGTLTVSPGAANVIPGSVVHTLDVRHADDRRRRQGLMAIGRLATRIAGRRKLSRAWQRTQENGAVACSPSLTAWLEQSVKAVQGKSLSLVSGAGHDGVVMSALTPVAMLLVRCRDGLSHHPDEYASPKDLAVALAVVTDFLERLAKDQRG, from the coding sequence ATGAGCAACGCGGCGCAGCTCCTCGTCTCGATGCTGGACGAGCTCGGCCACATCACGGACGAGCCGGGCCGGTTGAGCCGGACCTTCCTTTCGCCGGCCATGCAGCGGGCGAACCGGCTCGTGGGCGATTGCATGCGGGCCGCCGGGCTGAAGGTGCGGGTGGATGCCGTCGGCAATCTCATCGGGCGGCTCGCGTCGGCCAATCCCAAGGCCAAGACCCTGTTGCTCGGTTCGCACCTCGACACGGTGCGCGACGCCGGCCGGTTCGACGGGCCGCCCGGCGTGCTGCTGCCGATCGTGGCGCTCGCGGAGCTGAAGCGCCGCGGGGTGCATTTGCCCTTCCATGTCGAGGTGCTCGGCTTCTCCGAGGAGGAGGGCGTGCGTTTCGCCAGCGCCTACCTCGGCAGCAAGGGTTATTGTGGGAAGCTGACCGCGAAGGATCTGGCCATGTGCGATGCCGATGGCGTCAGCGTGAGCGAAGCGATCCAAAGGTGGAACGGCCTGACCCCAGGACATTCAAGCAAGCGCGTTGGGGTCAACGCGCTCCACCTCAAGGCAGCGCACAGCAAAAGTAACTTATTAGGTTACATCGAGGTGCATATCGAGCAGGGCCCGGTGCTCGAGGCAAAGAAACTCGCCGTGGGCGTCGTCTCGGCCATCGCGGGCCAGAGCCGCTTCAAGCTGACCTGGACCGGCAAGGCCGGGCATGCCGGCACGACGCCGATGGCGCTGCGCCGCGACGCGCTCGCTGGTGTCGCTGAATTTATTTCGGGGGTCGAGGCCATCGCGCGCCGCATGCCGGGATTGGTGGCGACCGTCGGGACGCTCACGGTTTCGCCCGGCGCGGCCAATGTGATTCCCGGTTCCGTGGTCCACACCCTTGATGTTCGTCATGCCGATGACCGCCGGCGCCGCCAGGGGCTGATGGCGATCGGCCGGCTGGCCACGCGGATTGCCGGCCGCCGGAAGCTCAGCCGCGCCTGGCAACGCACCCAGGAGAACGGCGCGGTGGCCTGCTCGCCATCGTTGACCGCCTGGCTCGAACAGAGCGTGAAAGCGGTGCAGGGCAAATCGCTCTCGCTCGTCAGCGGCGCCGGCCACGACGGCGTGGTGATGTCCGCGCTGACACCGGTCGCGATGCTCTTGGTGCGGTGCCGGGACGGATTGAGCCATCACCCGGATGAATACGCCTCACCCAAGGACCTGGCCGTGGCGCTGGCGGTGGTGACCGACTTCCTGGAGCGACTGGCGAAGGATCAGCGCGGATGA
- the allE gene encoding (S)-ureidoglycine aminohydrolase → MSDLFGHTRARIAARHALITPGNHVNSSVPGITGATTVVLFNEAMGAKFAQLLVTFTADGRAAQPASGTQTFGYVVHGGGALTVGKEKAKIGAGGFFYVPAGQSWSLATPKAGTQLTLFQKKYVALPGTPLPKAIIGDAAKVKGAAFLGDPAANLQVLLPDEPAFDLAVNIFAYQPGGHLPFVEVHVMEHGLVMLGGAGVYRLEDSWYPVQAGDAVWMAPYCAQWFVAMGKVPASYLYYKDVNRPAI, encoded by the coding sequence ATGTCCGACCTTTTTGGCCACACCCGCGCCCGCATCGCCGCCCGCCACGCCCTGATCACGCCGGGCAACCACGTGAACAGCTCCGTGCCGGGCATCACGGGCGCGACGACGGTCGTCCTGTTCAACGAGGCCATGGGCGCGAAGTTCGCGCAGCTGCTGGTGACCTTCACGGCCGACGGCCGCGCCGCGCAGCCGGCGAGCGGCACGCAGACCTTTGGCTACGTCGTGCACGGGGGCGGCGCGCTGACGGTGGGGAAGGAAAAGGCGAAGATCGGCGCCGGCGGGTTTTTCTACGTGCCCGCCGGCCAGTCGTGGAGCCTAGCCACGCCCAAGGCCGGCACGCAGCTGACGCTTTTCCAGAAAAAGTATGTCGCGCTTCCCGGCACGCCCCTGCCCAAGGCCATCATCGGCGATGCGGCCAAGGTGAAGGGCGCGGCGTTCCTCGGCGACCCGGCGGCCAACCTGCAGGTGCTGCTGCCCGACGAGCCGGCCTTCGACCTGGCCGTGAACATTTTCGCCTACCAACCGGGCGGCCACCTGCCGTTCGTGGAGGTGCACGTCATGGAGCACGGCCTCGTCATGCTCGGCGGCGCGGGCGTCTACCGCCTCGAGGACAGCTGGTATCCGGTGCAGGCGGGCGACGCCGTCTGGATGGCGCCGTATTGCGCGCAGTGGTTTGTCGCCATGGGCAAGGTCCCCGCGAGCTATCTCTATTACAAGGATGTCAACCGTCCGGCCATCTGA
- the uraD gene encoding 2-oxo-4-hydroxy-4-carboxy-5-ureidoimidazoline decarboxylase, producing the protein MPSLDYLNQADRAAFTAALGHLFEHSPWVAEQGWLRRPFASAEALHAALCAAMRAAPADKQRALIRAHPDLAGRLAQQKKLTAESTREQASAGLDQLTDTELAEFTRLNDAYKVKFGFPFIICARLNAKAAILAAMSARLPHTPAVERDTALAEIEKIAWLRLQDVLKRN; encoded by the coding sequence ATGCCTTCGCTCGATTATCTGAACCAAGCCGACCGCGCCGCGTTCACCGCGGCGCTCGGCCACCTGTTCGAGCACTCGCCGTGGGTGGCGGAGCAGGGCTGGTTGCGCCGGCCCTTCGCCTCCGCCGAGGCCCTGCACGCCGCGCTTTGCGCGGCCATGCGCGCCGCGCCGGCCGACAAGCAACGGGCCCTCATCCGCGCCCATCCCGACCTCGCCGGGCGACTGGCACAGCAAAAGAAACTCACCGCGGAGTCCACCCGCGAGCAGGCCAGTGCCGGGCTCGACCAGCTGACTGACACCGAGCTGGCGGAATTCACGCGGCTCAACGACGCCTACAAGGTGAAGTTCGGCTTTCCCTTCATCATCTGCGCCCGGCTTAACGCCAAGGCGGCCATCCTCGCCGCGATGTCGGCCCGCCTGCCGCATACCCCGGCAGTCGAGCGCGACACCGCCCTGGCCGAAATCGAAAAAATCGCCTGGCTCCGGCTGCAAGACGTCCTGAAGCGGAATTAA
- the allB gene encoding allantoinase AllB gives MKRRGKNLVEATEPEVLDLVVRGGRVVTPDGVQAAELGILHGKIVRLAPEVTDPTHTELDAAGRYVFPGIVDAHVHFNEPGRTEWEGLAHGSLALAAGGGTCFFDMPLNSEPPVLDAAALRVKRELAEQQSCVDFALWGGLVPGNLDKLAGLRDAGAIGLKAFMSNSGIDSFPRVDAKSLYEGMKRAAKLGLLVAVHAEDDALAAKFTAEQQAKGRHDAKAWLASRPVEVELGAIRQALEFAGETGCALHVVHVSSPEGVALITEARAQRVDVTAETCSHYLLLNDKDVAKLGAPAKCAPPIRDEKRRLALWQELRAGHIQTVGSDHSPSPPEMKTAKNFFEIWGGIAGVQHGFQLLMNECAATADQDLPRLAAVLARNVARRFRIDDRKGLLAEGRDADFTLVEFGPKRTIKADDLWTRHRISPYVGRANRTRVTHTYVRGCPVWADGGVASGSPKGQFLRPTHT, from the coding sequence ATGAAACGGCGCGGAAAAAATCTCGTCGAGGCGACCGAACCCGAAGTGCTCGACCTTGTGGTCCGGGGCGGCCGGGTCGTGACGCCCGACGGCGTGCAGGCCGCCGAGCTGGGGATCCTGCACGGCAAGATCGTGCGGCTGGCGCCGGAGGTCACCGATCCGACGCACACGGAACTCGACGCGGCCGGCCGTTATGTCTTCCCAGGCATCGTCGACGCCCACGTGCATTTCAACGAGCCCGGCCGGACGGAATGGGAGGGGCTGGCCCATGGTTCCCTCGCACTCGCGGCCGGCGGCGGCACCTGCTTCTTCGACATGCCGCTCAACTCCGAGCCGCCCGTGCTGGACGCCGCCGCGTTGCGCGTGAAGCGCGAACTGGCCGAGCAGCAATCATGCGTGGACTTCGCGCTCTGGGGCGGGCTGGTGCCGGGCAATCTCGACAAGCTGGCCGGCCTGCGCGACGCCGGCGCGATCGGCCTGAAGGCGTTCATGTCGAACAGCGGCATCGACAGTTTTCCCCGCGTCGATGCCAAGTCGCTTTACGAGGGCATGAAGCGCGCCGCCAAGCTGGGCCTGCTCGTGGCGGTGCACGCAGAGGACGACGCCCTGGCGGCGAAGTTCACCGCGGAGCAGCAGGCGAAGGGCCGGCATGACGCCAAGGCCTGGCTCGCGTCGCGCCCGGTCGAGGTCGAGCTGGGCGCGATCCGCCAGGCGCTCGAGTTCGCCGGCGAGACCGGCTGCGCGCTGCACGTCGTGCACGTCAGCAGTCCGGAGGGCGTCGCCCTCATCACCGAGGCCCGGGCCCAGCGCGTCGACGTGACGGCCGAGACTTGCTCGCATTACCTTTTGTTGAACGACAAGGACGTTGCGAAGCTCGGCGCCCCGGCCAAGTGCGCTCCGCCGATCCGCGACGAGAAGCGCCGGCTGGCGCTGTGGCAGGAGCTGCGGGCCGGCCATATCCAGACGGTCGGGTCCGATCACTCGCCGTCGCCGCCGGAGATGAAGACGGCGAAAAACTTCTTTGAAATCTGGGGCGGCATCGCCGGCGTGCAGCATGGTTTCCAGCTGCTGATGAACGAATGTGCCGCGACGGCGGACCAGGATCTGCCGCGGCTGGCGGCGGTGCTGGCGCGGAATGTCGCGCGCCGCTTCCGGATCGACGACCGCAAGGGCCTGCTGGCCGAGGGGCGCGACGCGGATTTCACCCTCGTCGAGTTCGGCCCCAAGCGGACCATCAAGGCGGACGACCTGTGGACGCGCCACCGGATCAGCCCGTATGTCGGCCGGGCCAACCGGACGCGTGTGACCCATACTTATGTCCGCGGCTGCCCCGTATGGGCTGACGGCGGGGTTGCATCCGGCTCGCCGAAGGGTCAGTTTCTGCGCCCAACCCACACCTGA
- a CDS encoding S1C family serine protease encodes MNILLRPCRALAPLIFIVLCLTGQLAAQTPTTNIPPPANPPAATPKTPAEPGVSGVENSVVKVFSTVRYPDLYRPWTKQAPSELTGSGVVIEGKRILTNAHVVLYASQVQIQASQAGDKISASVVAVAPGIDLAVLKLDDETFFDTHAPLARANTLPDVKDAVMAYGFPTGGTSLSITKGIVSRIEFVPYNFPTSGLRIQIDAAINPGNSGGPAIAGDKMIGLAFSTLNNTQNIGYIIPNEEIDFFLRDIARGPYQGKPAMFDELQTLENPALRAYLKLDKSVEGIVVHEPYESDPAYPLKEWDVITKVGDTSIDDQGMIKLGSNLRVRFQYRIQQIAQNGKVPLTLVRTGRELKVDLPVSPDRPMLIPDLKDAYPSYFVFGPLVFSKATAQLLGSFSANANLVVMLSAIRSPLAVRRSDKPAFPDEELVILSSPFFPHRLAKGYGPHVGHVLKTVNGTAVRNLRHLVGLLRDSADEFITLEFDNHGGEALVFPRKEMLAATDEILNDNGVRAQGSPDMLEVWNAKPAK; translated from the coding sequence ATGAATATCCTCCTCCGCCCCTGCCGCGCACTTGCTCCGCTGATTTTCATCGTGCTCTGCCTGACCGGCCAGCTGGCCGCCCAAACCCCGACAACGAACATACCTCCTCCTGCAAACCCGCCTGCCGCGACACCGAAAACCCCGGCCGAACCGGGCGTGAGCGGGGTGGAGAATTCCGTCGTGAAGGTTTTTTCCACCGTCCGCTACCCCGACCTCTATCGGCCCTGGACCAAGCAGGCGCCCAGCGAATTGACCGGCTCCGGGGTGGTCATCGAGGGTAAGCGCATCCTCACCAACGCCCACGTCGTGCTCTATGCCAGCCAGGTCCAGATCCAAGCCAGCCAGGCGGGGGACAAGATTTCCGCCTCGGTGGTCGCGGTCGCCCCCGGCATCGACCTCGCAGTGTTAAAACTGGATGACGAAACCTTTTTCGACACGCATGCGCCGCTGGCCCGGGCGAACACGCTGCCTGACGTCAAAGATGCGGTGATGGCCTACGGCTTTCCGACGGGCGGCACCAGCCTCTCGATCACCAAGGGCATCGTCTCGCGGATCGAGTTTGTGCCCTATAATTTCCCGACCTCGGGCCTGCGCATCCAGATCGACGCGGCCATCAACCCCGGCAACAGCGGCGGCCCGGCCATCGCCGGCGACAAAATGATCGGCCTCGCCTTCAGCACCCTCAACAACACCCAGAACATCGGCTACATCATTCCCAACGAGGAGATCGATTTTTTCCTGCGGGACATCGCGCGGGGGCCCTACCAGGGAAAACCCGCCATGTTCGACGAGCTCCAGACCCTGGAGAATCCGGCGCTGCGCGCCTACCTCAAGCTCGACAAATCCGTCGAAGGCATCGTCGTCCACGAACCTTATGAATCCGACCCCGCGTATCCCCTGAAGGAGTGGGACGTCATCACAAAGGTCGGTGACACAAGCATCGACGACCAGGGCATGATCAAACTCGGGTCGAACCTTCGTGTTCGTTTCCAATACCGCATTCAGCAGATAGCGCAGAACGGCAAGGTGCCGCTCACGCTGGTCCGCACGGGCCGGGAGCTCAAAGTCGACCTGCCCGTCTCGCCCGACCGGCCAATGCTGATTCCTGACCTGAAAGACGCCTATCCCTCTTATTTTGTGTTCGGGCCGCTGGTGTTCTCCAAAGCCACGGCACAGCTCCTCGGATCGTTTAGCGCCAACGCCAACCTCGTCGTCATGCTGAGCGCGATCCGCAGCCCGTTGGCCGTTCGGCGCAGCGACAAGCCGGCGTTCCCGGACGAGGAACTCGTGATTCTCTCCTCGCCGTTTTTCCCCCACCGGCTCGCGAAGGGCTACGGTCCCCACGTCGGGCACGTGCTCAAGACGGTCAACGGCACCGCCGTCCGGAATCTGCGACACCTCGTCGGCCTGTTGCGGGACTCCGCAGACGAGTTCATCACCCTGGAGTTCGACAACCACGGCGGCGAGGCCCTGGTTTTCCCGCGCAAGGAGATGCTGGCGGCGACCGACGAGATCCTGAATGACAACGGCGTGCGGGCCCAGGGCTCGCCCGATATGCTGGAGGTCTGGAACGCCAAACCGGCGAAATAA
- the uraH gene encoding hydroxyisourate hydrolase, whose protein sequence is MPGKLSTHVLDLTTGRPAAGMRIELWKNDGKHTMLKAVTTNADGRTDGPLLTGAEMAVGSYELVFFVKDYFVTHLEDSPFLDRVPVRFAIADAAVGYHVPLLVTPWAYSTYRGS, encoded by the coding sequence ATGCCCGGCAAACTCAGCACCCACGTCCTCGACCTCACCACCGGCCGGCCCGCCGCCGGGATGCGCATCGAGCTTTGGAAAAACGACGGCAAGCACACCATGCTCAAGGCCGTCACCACCAACGCCGACGGCCGCACCGACGGCCCGCTGCTGACCGGGGCCGAGATGGCCGTCGGCAGCTACGAGCTGGTGTTCTTTGTGAAGGATTATTTCGTCACGCATCTGGAGGACAGCCCGTTCCTCGACCGCGTGCCGGTCCGGTTTGCCATCGCCGATGCCGCGGTCGGCTACCACGTCCCGCTGCTCGTCACGCCCTGGGCCTACAGCACCTACCGCGGGAGCTGA
- the aceB gene encoding malate synthase A has product MSSYPSISGLEIRGPLHPGYNEILTPEAGAFVAGLLEKFGPRRLALLAKRVERQQAIDAGKLPDFLPETAAIRGGDWKVAPIPPDLLDRRTEITGPVDRKMAINALNSGAQCWMADFEDANSPTWENCLEGQINLRDAARRTIAYTSPEGKKYALKDKIAVIVARPRGWHMEEKHVHFRGARISASLFDWGLHFFHCARALIARGSGPYYYLPKLESHLEARLWNDVFVHAQAALGLPRGTIRCTMLIETITGAFEAEEILYELREHASGLNCGRWDYMFSMVKKLRNRPGYMFPDRTLITMEVPFLRAYVTHVINVCHRHGAYAMGGMAAQIPIKNDPAANAAALAKVRADKTREVKAGHDGTWVAHPGLVQTALDAFGEHMKGPNQLHVIHEAKVTAADLLAPLSGPITEAGVRWNLHVGVRYLEAWLGGSGAEPIHHLMEDLATSEISRAQLWQWLKFGAKLTDGRPVTAKLYDELLPAELVAIRAEYGDERYNSGHFPAAIELFMRMSKSAEFDEFLSLPAYELLP; this is encoded by the coding sequence ATGAGTTCCTATCCCTCCATCAGCGGCCTGGAGATTCGCGGCCCGCTGCACCCCGGTTATAACGAGATCCTGACCCCCGAGGCCGGCGCGTTTGTCGCCGGGCTGCTCGAGAAATTCGGCCCGCGCCGCCTCGCGCTGCTGGCCAAGCGCGTCGAACGTCAGCAGGCGATCGATGCCGGAAAACTGCCGGACTTCCTGCCGGAAACCGCCGCCATCCGCGGCGGCGACTGGAAGGTCGCGCCCATCCCGCCCGACCTGCTCGACCGCCGGACCGAGATCACCGGCCCGGTCGACCGCAAGATGGCCATCAACGCCCTCAACTCCGGCGCGCAGTGCTGGATGGCCGATTTCGAGGACGCCAATTCGCCCACCTGGGAGAACTGCCTCGAGGGCCAGATCAACCTGCGCGATGCCGCCCGTCGCACCATCGCTTACACCTCGCCCGAGGGGAAGAAATACGCGCTGAAGGACAAGATCGCCGTCATCGTCGCCCGCCCGCGCGGCTGGCACATGGAGGAGAAGCACGTGCATTTCCGTGGCGCGCGCATCTCCGCCTCGCTTTTCGACTGGGGCCTGCATTTCTTCCACTGCGCCCGGGCGCTGATCGCGCGCGGCAGCGGCCCGTATTATTACCTGCCCAAGCTGGAGAGCCACCTCGAGGCGCGCCTCTGGAACGACGTCTTCGTCCACGCCCAGGCCGCGCTCGGCCTCCCGCGCGGCACCATCCGCTGCACGATGCTGATCGAGACCATCACCGGCGCCTTCGAGGCCGAGGAGATCCTCTACGAGTTGCGCGAGCACGCCTCCGGCCTCAACTGCGGCCGCTGGGACTACATGTTCAGCATGGTGAAGAAACTCCGGAACCGGCCGGGCTACATGTTCCCGGACCGCACGCTCATCACCATGGAGGTGCCGTTCCTCCGCGCCTACGTCACCCACGTCATCAATGTCTGCCACCGTCACGGCGCCTACGCCATGGGCGGCATGGCCGCGCAGATCCCGATCAAGAATGATCCCGCCGCCAACGCCGCCGCCCTCGCCAAGGTCCGCGCCGACAAGACCCGCGAAGTGAAAGCCGGCCACGATGGCACCTGGGTCGCACACCCCGGCCTGGTCCAGACCGCGCTCGATGCCTTCGGCGAGCACATGAAAGGGCCGAACCAGCTCCATGTCATCCATGAGGCGAAGGTCACCGCCGCCGACCTGCTCGCGCCGCTGTCGGGCCCGATCACCGAGGCCGGCGTCCGTTGGAATCTGCACGTCGGCGTCCGTTACCTCGAGGCCTGGCTGGGCGGCTCCGGCGCCGAGCCGATCCACCACCTGATGGAGGATCTCGCCACCTCGGAGATCTCCCGCGCCCAGCTCTGGCAGTGGCTGAAGTTCGGTGCGAAGCTCACCGACGGCCGGCCCGTCACAGCGAAGCTCTACGACGAGTTGCTGCCCGCCGAGCTGGTCGCGATCCGCGCCGAATACGGTGACGAGCGCTACAACAGCGGGCATTTCCCGGCGGCAATCGAGCTCTTCATGCGCATGTCGAAGAGCGCCGAGTTCGACGAGTTCTTGTCGCTCCCGGCCTACGAGCTGCTGCCGTGA